A single Nicotiana tabacum cultivar K326 chromosome 5, ASM71507v2, whole genome shotgun sequence DNA region contains:
- the LOC142180734 gene encoding uncharacterized protein LOC142180734: MAIDDEIEHIDVDSNKESTIDSSSPLYMHPSDNPGTMLVPVPFNGVGYKSWRRSVLCALSVKNKLGFINGDCKKLDLESPKYRRWKKCDDMVTSWIINSLGKKITDSVEYVNDSVELWIELEDRYDQTNGAKLYQI; encoded by the coding sequence ATGGCTATTGATGACGAAATCGAGCATATTGATGTGGACTCAAACAAAGAGTCCACCATTGACTCGAGCAGTCCCTTGTACATGCATCCATCTGACAATCCTGGTACGATGTTAGTACCAGTTCCTTTTAATGGAGTTGGATACAAGTCTTGGAGACGAAGTGTACTATGTGCACTGTCTGTTAAGAATAAACTAGGATTTATTAATGGAGACTGTAAGAAACTAGATCTGGAGTCTCCAAAGTATAGACGATGGAAGAAGTGTGATGATATGGTCACCTCATGGATTATAAATTCATTGGGGAAGAAAATTACTGATAGTGTGGAGTATGTCAATGATTCTGTTGAGCTGTGGATAGAGTTGGAGGATCGCTATGATCAGACAAATGGTGCAAagctatatcaaatttaa